In one window of Cryptococcus neoformans var. neoformans JEC21 chromosome 7 sequence DNA:
- a CDS encoding bud site selection-related protein, putative, with the protein MSELFKDIPEFVETDIGESLAARTETLGSFRELGPPDLCHVMKVYGKPPTQREIGSYHYCSGIEASSSASLAAYLNSLQFSVEDSSAWFGKGSAWKVRSGTYCCFNAFSRVDMRVEANIPGGVDAFVVDLHGQRHPATPELWQETYLSAILRAIRYADDASYRLAGYRKLDPITTPEAEERFLKAAEALFFKGWQLGSDPEIQVATVVTNHLTSAILKYFSDSFRLHRAANLFERMMDKEPEVAALVAKSYIGMNEEIKAVKIMNAALAANPQSYPILHAQVDFLLSKHKYEWAQQVAQQAVNSAPSEFTTWAKLTETYIELGQLDQALLTLNSCPMFTYNERDLHRMPTPAKSNMPVKKFIADSNLVDEDSSRENEADIALLRLPAPNLRGTFAKAYSLLTLLVSKIGWDELLKIRSSVFVMEEEYRLHKTNVSVDMNGEAGDGASIAGLKRTSSEEVNTPSDIPTIRISSESMRTPNTAPGPGFSEKASTHKPALEKPETAQANEDPNSPLGMKSEGEQPVSAFSHKRLCERWLDNLFLVLYEDLRVYTIWRAEISHFKTQHMSYRKTGTEWEILGELATRLHHKEEAKDAYQRCLDSKFSAKALMKLLETYANEGDLQKTLTAAVRLTTYHHRWYMDASYPSMVAHYLYKVGLIHGHAKLQYTMLSMNLPVGIFEIMQGYMKYGATFNVEGSEF; encoded by the exons ATGTCAGAGCTATTCAAGGACATCCCAGAGTTTGTAGAG ACCGACATCGGAGAGAGCCTTGCAGCCAGAACGGAAACCCTTG GCTCCTTCAGAGAACTAGGCCCTCCAGACCTCTGCCATGTTATGAAAGTTTATGGGAAACCGCCGACTCAACGAGAG ATCGGGTCCTATCACTACTG CTCTGGAATAGAGGCTTCGTCCTCTGCGTCACTCGCTGCCTATCTCAACTCTTTGCAGTTTTCAGTGGAAGATTCGTCTGCATGGTTTGGCAAGGGGTCGGCATGGAAAGTTCGAAGCGGGACGTATTG CTGCTTCAATGCCTTTTCACGGGTAGATATGCGGGTGGAAGCCAATATTCCCGGCGGTGTCGACGCTTTTGTGGTTGATCTTCACGGTCAAAG ACACCCTGCGACCCCCGAGCTCTGGCAAGAGACGTACCTGTCTGCGATCCTGCGTGCTATTAGATATGCGGACGATGCCTCCTATAGGTTGGCAGGGTATAGAAAGCTGGATCCGATCACAACGccagaagcagaggaaagaTTCCTCAAAGCCGCCGAAGCGCTGTTCTTCAAGG GCTGGCAGCTTGGCTCAGATCCCGAAATACAGGTCGCCACAGTTGTCACCAACCACCTGACCTCTGCCATTCTTAAATACTTTTCCGACTCTTTCAGACTTCATCGAGCCGCCAACCTTTTcgaaaggatgatggacAAGGAGCCAGAGGTAGCCGCTCTAGTGGCGAAGAGTTACATCGGCATGA ACGAGGAGATCAAAGCTGTCAAGATCATGAACGCTGCCCTTGCCGCCAATCCTCAATCCTATCCCATCCTTCATGCCCAAGTCgatttcctcctttccaagCACAAATACGAATGGGCCCAGCAAGTCGCCCAGCAGGCGGTCAATTCTGCACCCAGCGAGTTCACGACTTGGGCCAAACTCACGGAGACGTACATCGAGTTGGGGCAACTCGACCAGGCTTTGTTGACACTCAACTCATGTCCAATGTTTACTTATAACGAAAGAGATCTCCATCGGATGCCTACCCCTGCAAAGTCCAATATGCCAGTCAAGAAGTTTATCGCAGACTCCAAtttggtggatgaagattCGTCACGAGAGAACGAG GCCGATATCGCTCTCCTCCGTCTCCCCGCTCCCAACCTCCGCGGCACATTCGCCAAAGCGTACTCCCTCCTCACTCTCCTTGTCTCTAAGATTGGTTGGGATGAGCTTCTCAAAATTAGATCCTCCGTCTTCGtcatggaagaggaatatCGGCTGCATAAAACGAACGTTTCTGTTGATATGAATGGCGAAGCGGGTGACGGCGCGTCCATTGCGGGCTTGAAGAGGACCTCGTCCGAAGAGGTCAACACTCCCAGCGATATACCTACCATCAGGATATCAAGCGAGTCGATGCGCACTCCTAATACGGCTCCAGGACCAGGGTTCAGCGAAAAGGCAAGTACTCACAAGCCCGCTCTGGAGAAGCCCGAGACAGCACAAGCGAATGAAGATCCCAATTCGCCTttggggatgaagagtgaAGGGGAACAGCCGGTTTCGGCGTTTTCTCATAAGCGATTATGTGAGAGATGGTTAG ATAACCTCTTTTT AGTTCTGTATGAAGACTTGAGAGTCTACACCATTTGGAGAGCAGAGATATCTCATTTCAAAACCCAGCACATGTCATACCGAAAGACTGGTACCGAG TGGGAGATCCTTGGTGAACTTGCCACACGTTTGCAtcacaaagaagaagccaaggaCGCGTACCAACGCTGTCTCGACTCCAAATTCAGCGCAAAAGCACTTATGAAGCTTCTTGAAACGTATGCGAATGAGGGCGATCTTCAAAAGACCTTGACGGCGGCTGTGAGGCTGACAACCTATCACCATCG ATGGTATATGGACGCGTCATACCCGTCCATGGTCGCGCATTATTTGTACAAGGTCGGACTCATACATGGACATGCCAAATTACAATACACAATGCTCAGTATG AACCTGCCGGTCGGGATCTTTGAAATAATGCAAGGCTATATGAAATACGGGGCGACGTTCAAC GTCGAAGGTTCAGAATTCTAG
- a CDS encoding suppressor of action mutation 2-like protein, putative, with amino-acid sequence MPTLPTPEEAGAHDGQTRPATPAHQVPLETPGAGPSRLATPDPGRDLELDIAFERELALDSEDEEQDRENFLRKRNDYLELEQSVKSSNELLHSLEEYLSTFQTDLSAVSGQISELQQKSSDIESRLNGRKAVIPALNALLGDITLPPSLVLTLRDTLPSQNSDIWLSAIIQLDEKITAIKARSKVRAVKEVEPIIDGLTIKALHVLPPFLLSLIKPLKSASKGLSTNMGVLQTGVLLKYQPFYAFLLKHAPRLAKQVERGYVNAARAFYETGFRRYARALGQIRARTVEKNDLIGVVSSEAAAAVLNGNGTQEGMKQAYERLKFAEVDEGAVVLAYMVDDKEFRLPIEALFRSLSLVLMDNASAEFTFIVRFFSRPSSPPAEPRSFLSPESTPLDSPSPSSFADLTSEAGRNQTARKRVGMNESNEWLKDAERIWHEVFDSALDYCTGFFQSMIDVPPPAIPLLTVIRLNDHLLATCDARGTLPLIPYLTGQKLAMWPIFRKEMDQHIESLKKLADDAEGKGLAGFMGRGVKDGAVRQVASRYAGLFTCVTALSEEADEAMLFSSMARLRAELVRLTHLQSLKIKSPAERHSFLSSIYEIVMHELVSGPGQTTHPRLQSELSFFRTREEEARRRISDAQ; translated from the exons ATGCCCACTTTGCCCACTCCAGAGGAAGCTGGTGCCCATGACGGCCAGACACGTCCCGCCACTCCCGCACACCAGGTCCCTCTCGAGACACCAGGAGCAGGCCCCTCGCGACTAGCTACGCCTGACCCCGGCCGCGACCTCGAACTCGACATTGCATTCGAGCGCGAGCTGGCTCTGGATtcagaggacgaggagcaAGACAGAGAGAACT TCTTGCGGAAGCGGAACGATTACCTCGAGCTCGAACAATCTGTCaag TCAAGTAACGAGCTGCTGCATTCACTGGAAGAATACCTATCAACTTTCCAGACTGACCTCTCGGCGGTCTCTGGACAGATTTCGGAGCTTCAGCAGAAGAGCTCGGATATTGAGAGCAGGCTCAACGGGCGCAAG GCAGTGATACCCGCACTCAACGCTCTTCTTGGTGATATAACACTTCCGCCTTCGCTCGTCCTTACTCTTCGCGATACACTTCCCTCCCAAAACTCTGATATTTGGCTTTCCGCCATCATACAGCTCGATGAGAAGATCACTGCAATCAAAGCCCGGAGCAAGGTGCGGGCTGTGAAGGAAGTCGAACCGATTATAGACGGCCTCACAATCAAAGCTCTTCATGTCCTTCCGCCATTTCTGCTCTCCCTTATCAAACCTCTCAAATCGGCATCAAAAGGACTGTCAACAAATATGGGTGTGCTGCAAACGGGAGTCCTGCTGAAATACCAACCCTTCTACGCATTCCTCCTGAAGCACGCGCCAAGGTTGGCCAAGCAAGTTGAGAGGGGTTATGTCAATGCCGCCAGGGCATTTTACGAGACCGGTTTCCGTCGGTATGCTCGAGCTCTAGGTCAGATCAGAGCTAGGACAGTGGAGAAGAACGATTTGATAGGGGTTGTATCTAGTGAGGCCGCGGCAGCGGTTCTGAACGGAAACGGAACACAGGAAGGAATGAAACAAGCGTATGAGAGGTTAAAGTTTGCTGAAGTGGATGAGGGGGCGGTCGTCCTGGCCTATATGGTCGACGACAAGGAGTTC CGATTACCTATCGAAGCATTATTCAGATCACTGAGCCTTGTTCTGATGGATAATGCTTCGGCAGAATTCACCTTTATCGtccgcttcttctcacGACCATCCAGCCCTCCTGCGGAACCCAGATCGTTCCTATCCCCCGAATCCACACCTCTCGACTCGCCCAGCCCGTCATCTTTTGCCGATCTGACATCTGAAGCGGGCAGAAACCAAACGGCCAGAAAGAGGGTAGGGATGAATGAATCCAACGAATGGCTGAAAGATGCGGAGCGTATATGGCACGAGGTGTTTGATTCAGCGTTAGACTACTGCACCGGTTTCTTCCAGTCCATGATCGATGTCCCTCCCCCTGCCATACCGTTACTCACAGTCATCCGGCTGAACGATCATTTGTTGGCTACGTGTGATGCCCGAGGTACTCTCCCTCTTATCCCGTACCTCACTGGACAAAAGCTCGCCATGTGGCCGATATTCagaaaggagatggatcAGCACATTGAAAGCCTGAAGAAGCTCGCCGACGATgcggaagggaaaggacTGGCGGGGTTCATGGGTAGAGGTGTCAAGGATGGAGCAGTGAGACAGGTTGCAAGTCGTTATGCGGGGCTGTTCACTTGCGTGACGGCGTTGAGTGAAGAGGCGGATGAGGCCATGTTGTTCTCTAG TATGGCACGACTTCGCGCCGAGCTGGTTCGATTGACACATTTGCAGTCGCTCAAGATCAAGTCTCCAGCTGAACGGCACTcgttcctttcctccatctACGAGATTGTCATGCACGAGCTTGTCTCTGGACCGGGGCAGACAACGCATCCGAGGTTGCAGAGCGAGCTGTCATTTTTCCGGACtagggaggaagaagcgagaagaagaatcagTGATGCTCAATAA